GGCGGTCCCGGCGAGCGCCGGAAGTGCATTCGGAGTGTTGACCGAACTCCCTCTTCGGGAGTGTCTGGCAAGAACAATGACGGCGGGACCATGCCGCCATGACAGGGCAGCCAGCCACGCCGCTGTGATTTCCTGCGAATCCGCCGGACGGAACAGCGCCAGATTGGGCATGGCGCGCAGGCTGGCGAGCTGTTCAACCTGCTGCCAGGGGGGGCAGGCGGAAGCCTCGGGATCGTCCTCGATCAGCACGAAAAGCAGTCGTTCACGTGAAAGGGCGGCGAAACGCAAGGCCGGACGCATGCGGTCGGCAGAGGAGAGATTGGCCGTTCCGCAGGGCAAAATGCTCCCATGGAGCGCCAGCCCGTTCATGAAGCCGACCATGGCGGGTTCACGGGGACCGCAGGCGAAAGTTCTGGCTTCTCCAGGAGCCATGCCCGCGCTCCTGGGGGTATGCCCTGCGGACATCGACACAAATTCAGGCAGAAGATCAGCGAGTCGTTCGCGTCCTGCTATTCCGGAGCGGAGCAGGGCGGCATCCTGCTCCTCTTCCTCATGGTCTGCTGACAGCCTCTCATCCGAAGAGCGTAGAAAATCGTCTTCAAGCCGGGCGGGTGTACGGCGTTCAAGCGTGCGCTCGAATTCGGCCCGCATGGGATGGCGGGTCAGCCTGCGAAGCCAGGCGCGCTGGACAGAACCGCGTCGTCTGGCGTCGGGCAGATGGGTTTCGGAAGGGCGTGCGGGGAAGCAGGTCGTGTCCGGAGGTGTCGCCGGTGTTTTCCGTGATGTTTCGGCCAGTGTCGCGTCGAGTGTCGCGTCGAGCGTCGCTCCCAGTGCCGGGGACAGCGTTTTACCCAGTGTTTCGCATAAAATGAGGCGAGGCTTCCGGGCTCTGGGGGTGGCGGCCAGAACCTGGGCAATGGCGGCGGGGTCGTCACCGTCGAGCCGCCGGACGCTCCAGCCGGATGCCTCGATCCTGTCGAGGGTCAGGGAGAGATCGGCCTTCTCCTTGGGGTCGCGTGTGGCTGAGGCGACAATGACTGTCAGCCGATCGAGGTGAAACCGGTCGGCGAGCGCAGCCGCTTCCAGAGCCACACCGGTTTCAAGATCTCCGGGCAAGGCCAGCAGCCATGTGCGATGATCCACAAGAGAGCGCCCGAAGCGCCCGGCAAGAATTTTTTCCGCCAGTGTCATGCCGCAGGCTGCGGCGATGGCCTGTCCCGGCAGCGCGCCCGCCAGTCCGAACAGTTCGGCTGAGGCACTGGAGGGAGTGGCGGACGTGACAAGATCAAGAAACGCATTGCGCAATGGCAGCAGCCGGGTCGACGAGACAAAGAAACGGTCACGGTCCGGCCAGAGAGGAATGTCGGGATCGAAGCGCAGGGCCTGTTGCCAGAGCAGGGCCGAGACGAGCCAGAATGGATGCGGAATGTCCTGAATGGCCGCGGGAGTGACGCCTCCGGACCGGAGCGCGAACGCATGGGCCGCTTCAGCGAAAGTCTGCGGATTGTCTGACGGTGTGAAAAGATGTGGCTTACGCGCCATCCAGTGCCTGTCCAGACTGCAAAAACATGAAAACCGGGCTGGGATGAATGGTTCAGCCGTCGGCACAATTAAGCGCCGGGTCTGGTTTCCTGCAAGTATTCCCGCGTGAAGGATTTCGTTCATTGCGCAGGAACGGTATGGACACGGCTTGCTCCACACCCAACTTCCTGCGACCGTCTGAACCATGTCGTCTGATTCCTCTTCCGCCAGCAAGGCGCTCACCCGACGTTTGCGGAGTCTCCATTCGCAGGAGCTTCGTTCGCAGGGAGGGCTGTCTTCGTTTTCCGCTCACCGGAGGCTTGTCCTTCGCGGCGGCCTCATGGGGGCCGCAGCCCTCGCCATTGGCGCATGTGACCCGCTTGACCAGCGTACCTTCAATCCCCGCGCATCCAGACCGCCCAAGGTCTATATTCCGCCGCCACCGCCGGGGCCGCCTCCAGTTCCACCGCTGATCCAGCTTGTGGCGGGAACGCCGGAGCAGGAATGGAGCGGACCGGTCAGGGCGATCGTCAGGAAGGCTCTGGATCGCAAACCGAACATTCTGTTTCAGGTGCAGGCGCTTGCTCCCGCGGGGAGCGATACGGACGCGACTCGTCTTGCCTTGTCCCGCCTCGTCTCTTCCGATGCGCGGGCTGTTACCGATGCGATCGTCGCGGCCGGCGCCTCTCCGGCTCAGGTGGAGATGTCCGCCATGCCGGATTCGACGGTGACGCAACCCACCATACGGGTATATGTTCGTTGAATGTTTCCGACCGGCACGTGGTCTTCACGCGTCAGCAATCTGAATATGCTCTGTTCCGCAGGGCTTGCTCGGAGTGGAAGCAGGATTAAGGTCACAGGCGCGATCGTCTTCATCGCCCGGAAAGCCTTCTTGGGTCCGACAAGGGCGGAAGAGGATGTTCGGAGGCCTGTTGTGAAAATCAGGCTGGAAGAGCGCCGTAAAAAGCAGGCAAAGCCCGTGTCTGGCGGGCCGGCCAGAAGCAGGAGTGGGACAGGGTGACGATTCGTAACGCGAGACACCCGTTTTACGATTTTTGTGACGAGGCGCTCGCCGGTATCAGAAAACAGGGACGATACCGGACTTTCACGCCACTGGCCCGTGATGCCGAGCGGTATCCGGTCTATGAGGAGGCGCTTCCGGAAGGCGACGTCAGCCGTGAGGTCGTGGTGTGGTCTTCAAACGACTATCTCGGCATGGGCGTCGAGCCGGAAGTCTGCGAAGCAGCAATCAGCGCCATCCGCGAACACGGAGCCGGAGCAGGCGGGACACGCAACATCGCGGGCACCAGTCCACTCCACAAGGCGCTGGAAGCCGAGCTGGCCGCGCTTCACGGCAAGGAAGCCGGACTGCTGTTCGGGTCGGGCTATGTGTCGAATCAGGCCAGCCTCCTGACCATTCTGACTTCCATGCCCGGCTGGATATGCTTTTCCGATCGCCTGAACCACGCCTCCATGATCGCCGGGATCAAGGGCGCACGTGGCTCCACCACGGTCATTTACGAACATAACGACCTCGCGGATCTTGAAGCGAAGCTGGCCGCGGCTCCGGCCGACGCCCCCAAGCTGATAGCGTTCGAGAGCGTCTATTCCATGGACGGCGATATTTCAGACATCGCCGGAACCTGTGCGCTGGCCCGGAAATATAACGCCATGACCTATATCGACGAGGTTCATGCGGTTGGCCTGTATGGCGAGCAGGGTGGTGGCGTCACGCAGCGTGATGGTGTTGCCGATCAGGTGGATATCATTGAAGGTACGCTGGCCAAGGGATTCGGCGTGCATGGTGGTTACATCACCGCGTCCAGCCAGATTGTCGATTACCTGCGTTCCACGGCGTCCGGCTTCATCTTCACGACGTCGCTGCCACCTTCGGTCGTCGCGGCGGCGCTGGCCAGCGTGCAGATGGTGCGCGCCCAGAACTGGCGGCGGGAGAAGATGTTCGAGCGGGTGAATACTTTCCGCGCCAAGATGCGGGCGGCGGGCGTGGAGTTCACCATGACGCCCAGCCATATTGTTCCTGTGCCTGTCGGTCATGCCGAGCGATGCAAGGTCATCAGCAAGCGGCTTCTGAACGAATACGGGCTGTATGCGACACCCATCAATTATCCGACGGTTCCCCAGGGGACGGAGAGGCTGCGTCTGACGCCGGGGCCGTTCCATACTGACGAAATGATGGATGAAATGGTTGCTGCGTTGAAAATCCTGCTTGCGGAAGTGCCGTTGGCGGCGTTCGCCAATGAGCCTGCGCTGACGGAAGCTGCCTGAAACAGGCGTCCCGCAAAAAAAGATTTTCGTAAAAACTGTCCCGTGTGTGGCGGGGCAGAATCCTTGCGGAAAGGGACGGATTCGGGATGATGTTCCGGATTCGTCGCACCTGGAGAGGTTCTGGCTTCAGGCCGTCCATGTTGAGGCGCAGGGCTTGATTGGCTTTGTGGGTTTCAGGCTTTGGACATGGGTCCTTGCCGAGTGATATCCAGCTCTGTCGCCAGAAAGATAGCCGACCTCGACCTCGTTCAGGATACTTTCAGGAATTCTGAAAAATGGTCAGCAGTTTCCAACTGCCTGTCATCCGCCCGTAGGTGACCCGCGGTCAGTTCCTTCGGGAGAGAGCCGGGAGGCTGAGCCGGAGATGTCTCTTGTCGATCTCTGTCGCGGGGCTGTCTGGAATGACCGGCATGGCGGGATCTGTAAGCTTTATCACCATAAAAAAAGGATGCCGGACGTGAGTCCGGCACCCCTTTTTCTACCGTAAGGCAGATCAGTTTGCAGCCGGAGCAGCAACGGCCGGAGCCGAAGGAACGGCTGGTACGGAAGGAACCGTCGGAGCTGTTGCGCTGATAGCCGGAGCCTTGTCCTGCTGGGCGGCGGACAGGCTCTTCGCGTTCAGGTCGGCAGTGCCTGCAGCCGTGGATTTCTCTTCCTTTTCAGCAGTCGTCTTCGCTGTCTTGGAAGAAGACTTGTGGTGCTTGTGGTGCGTGCGGGCAGCAGCAGGCTGAGCTGCCGAAATAACCAGAGCTGGCGCACCGACCATCAGTGTTGCCGCGAGGAGGGCTTTTGAAGCGAAGAACCGCATTACGGTATCCTTATGAGTTTATCGGGCCCGATGCGGGCCTTCATCAAGACAGGTGTCTTCACCGTCTCTCTCTTCCTGAGATACACTGGATTACAAAAGAGGGAAGTGCTCAGGGCAAGAACTTTTGAAGGTATTTTCGAGGCGACAGGGCAGCATCCCGCTGTGCGCAGACGCGCTGAACACACGCCCTGCACAGTCTCTGTCGCATTATCCGCCAGCTACTGGCCGTTAATACCAAAAACCAGAGAAAGAATCAGCGACAGGGAAGCGCCGACCCCAAAGCCTACGAGAGTTCCGTTGACGCGCACATACTGAAGATCCCGGCCCACCCGGAGCTCCAGCTTTTCCGATACGACATCGGCGTCCCAGTTGCCCACGACGGTTGCGATGAACTTCGTCAGGTGCTCCCTCAGATAAGGAAGAGAACGGGTAACGCCCTTTCTGGCGGCGTCTTCAATCCGCTGGCGCATGGCGGGATCTTCCCGCGCCTGCAGAGCCATGCGGTTCAGTGTCTCGCGCATCAGAGTGAACGTCCAGCCGTCATCACACCGGATATCCGCTTCGATCATCCGCTTGATGCGCGACCAGATATCGGCGCCCCAGGTCAGCATGGACTCGTGAGCGAAGACAGAACGCAGCGTCTGGGAAATTTCCTCGGAACGGCCCGGATCCATTTCGATCCGGTCGATTTCACTCCGGACCCATTCCGTAAATCCCTCCCGGATGGTCGAATCATCGGGGTTGATACGGTCCAGTTCTTCACTTGCCGCCGCCAGAACCTTGTTGGCAATGGAACCGCCGATCGCCCAGCCGACCAGTCGGCCGCCCTGCTCACGCACCCGGGCCTCGATCATGGCGCGGAGCGCCGGCTCTTTCGCCTGCAGGCCCGATTTCAGTTGTCGCAAAAGAAAAGTGAGCACTTCCTGATGCTGGTTGCCGTCCACAAGAGAACGAAGACCGCGTGCAATGACCGGGCTCAGATTGCTTCCACCCAGCAGGAGAGGAAGGCTGCGTCCGATGGCGGCTCCTGCGCGCCCATCCTCCAGCCGCTCCAGCATTTGAGGCACCGCGCCTATCAGGCTGCTGGTCAGCGTATTCGCTGTCGCGGGATCGGACAGGATGTTGGCGACGAAAGTCGGCAGGTCGATCGTGGAGAGGACACGGTCGATCTCTTCTTCGGTAAAGACCTGCGTTGTGACGAACCGTCCCAGCGCGAGGCCCAGCCGTTCTTTCTGCGCCGGGATGATCGCCGTGTGAGGGATCGGCAGCCCGAGCGGATGGCGAAACAGCGCCGTGACGGCGAACCAGTCCGCCAGTCCGCCGACAACGCCCGCTTTTGCGCCGGCGCGCAGCATGCCGAGCCACAGGCTTTCGGGAAGCAGGCCATAAGCGGGAGCGACGTAGCCAGCCGTGGTGAGGCCGGCCATCAGGGCCAGCAGGCCTGTCGCAGCCCGCTTCTGGCGGGTCAGATTGCGACGGGCTTCATCATCCGGGTGTGTCTGCGTACTCATCACGAGGTTAATAGCATCGGCACATGCTCTTCCCAAATGTGCGCCGGCATGCTCGGATAAGATTGCTGTATCGTATCGTCCTGTCGATCATGCCCGCCTTCATGAGTGAGAGAAGTTTCAATGGCTGCTGCGTCCTCGTCCTCCGGTTCTCCGCTGATTGCCGGAGGCGATGCTCTTTCTGCCGGAGCCCGCGCCATTCTGGCGATGGGACATTTTCATGAGAGCGAAGGCGAGACGCAGAACCCGCCCCCTGCGGAGGTGACCGGTAATGACGTCCTGTCGACAGCATGGCGGGTTTCCACGCTGCTGGAGCAGGGTAAGGCGTCGCTTGTGGATTTGCAGGCGGTTATCAGGCATCTGCGTGACGATGCTTTCCTGCGGCGTGCGACACGATTGCATCGCTATCCGGGAGGCACCAGTTCTTCCGTCACCGAAGACCGCCTGAAAGGCGTGGTGCGGCAGGTTCTGGACTCGGCATTTGGCCGGACGAACGGTACCGAAGGGTCTGACGGGGACGAAGTGACGGAACCCACACGCCCCACGGCTGCGGAGGCGCTCGCCCGTTTTCGGGCTGAGCTGGAACGCACCCGGTATGCGGCGGTTTTTACGGCGCATCCGACTTTTGCTGTCGCAAATGAAGTGTACGCGGCGCTCGCCAGCTATGCCTCTGCTCCGGGGCCTCAGGATACCGCGCCAGATCTGCTTTCCCATCGTCGGACGGCGGCGCCCACGCTTGAGGAAGAGTTTTCACTCGCCTCGGCGGCTATCCTGCGGGGGCGGGATGCGCTCGACAGGCTGAATGTGGAACTGCTCGGCGCGTCGCGTGAAACCTGGCCGGACGCCTGGTCTTCCATCATTCCTCGTCCGGTCATCATGACAAGCTGGGTCGGTTATGACACGGACGGCCGCACGGATATCGGCTGGTGGGACACGCTCCGCCTGCGCCTGAAGATGAAACTGTTCCAGTTGCAGAGGCTTCGGCAGCAGATTATGGAGTCCGGTGTGGAAGCGTCCACATTGACAAGCCGCCTGTCGCGCGCCTGTTACACGGTTGAGGCCCAGATCGCGGCCTGTCCGAAGAATGCTGATGCAGATGCGACAGTGGAATTCGCCACTCTCATCGTGGACCACAAGGAAGACGCCATTCTCGATCCTGCGGTGCTGGGTGATGCGCTTCAGGATGTCATCGACACGGCTTCGCCGGACGCCGCTCTTGCGGTGGCAGTCGCCCGCGCTGGCTTCTTCGCGCACGGCATGTCGGCCTCTCACAGCCATACGCGCCTGAACGCCACGCAGCTTCATAACGTAATCCGCCAGCGCCTCCGTTTCACGGATGATCCGGCTGATCCGGCCCATCGCCGCGCTCTGCTGGCCCATATCAACGAGGCGCTGGAAAACGTCTCGCCCGTGCCGGTGGATTTTGGCGCGTTGCTGGTGGAGCAGGCTTCCGCCGCCAAGCTGATGATGACGGTCGCCCAGATCGTCAAGCATATCGATTCGGCAACACTGGTGCGCTTCCTGATCGCCGAGACGGAGAGCGGTTACACCCTGCTGGCGGCTCTCTGGCTCGCGAAGCATTTCGGGATCGACGATAAGGTCGAGATTTCTCCGCTGTTCGAAACGCGCGAAGCCCTGATGGGTGGGGCGCATATCATTGAAGAGGCGCTGCGTTCTCCTCACTGGCGGGACTATCTCCGCAAGACCGGGCGGCTCTGTCTCCAGTTCGGCTATTCCGATTCCGGCCGTTATGTCGGACAACTCGCCGCGACCTATCTGATTGAACGCCTGCGCCTGAAGATCCTTGATCTGCTGCATGTCTGGGATCTGGAAGATGTCGAGGTCGTGCTGTTCGACACGCACGGCGAAAGCGTCGGACGAGGCGGCCATCCGTTCCGTCTGTCTGACCGGTTCGCCTATCTGTCGCCCATGCATGTACGGGCGAAGTTCGCTGAACGCGGCGTGAAATACCGCGAGGAAAGCGCCTTTCAGGGCGGTGACGGCTATCTGCTGTTCGGCACGCCGGAACTGGCGGCGGCGAGTGTCGCCACCATCGCGGAGCACACGTTCGAGCCCGTCCGTCGCCATGACGATCCGGTCTATGACGAGCCTGATTTTTCCTCGGATTTCTTCTCCACGATCGCTGATGCGATGACCGGTCTGGTCGCGGACCCCGGTTACGCCGATGTGCTCGGGGCGTTTGGCCCGTCCCTGATCGACAAGACCGGCTCACGTCCGGCGGCACGGCAGAGT
The Acetobacter aceti genome window above contains:
- a CDS encoding transketolase-like TK C-terminal-containing protein; amino-acid sequence: MARKPHLFTPSDNPQTFAEAAHAFALRSGGVTPAAIQDIPHPFWLVSALLWQQALRFDPDIPLWPDRDRFFVSSTRLLPLRNAFLDLVTSATPSSASAELFGLAGALPGQAIAAACGMTLAEKILAGRFGRSLVDHRTWLLALPGDLETGVALEAAALADRFHLDRLTVIVASATRDPKEKADLSLTLDRIEASGWSVRRLDGDDPAAIAQVLAATPRARKPRLILCETLGKTLSPALGATLDATLDATLAETSRKTPATPPDTTCFPARPSETHLPDARRRGSVQRAWLRRLTRHPMRAEFERTLERRTPARLEDDFLRSSDERLSADHEEEEQDAALLRSGIAGRERLADLLPEFVSMSAGHTPRSAGMAPGEARTFACGPREPAMVGFMNGLALHGSILPCGTANLSSADRMRPALRFAALSRERLLFVLIEDDPEASACPPWQQVEQLASLRAMPNLALFRPADSQEITAAWLAALSWRHGPAVIVLARHSRRGSSVNTPNALPALAGTAIPSVRKTEQGGYVLLEAKGGGAHRTVTLIASGPEVSLALEARHRLEEEGIFAAVVSLPCWELFEKQSSAYRKAVLGQCPRVAIEAASGFGWERWLGDTGIFIGSEEFGVASGFDPLYQSSGLTPDVVCTRVRALLGVERKQEARARMETQKRGGDPRLRPSPIVKSNQRPVAGR
- the hemA gene encoding 5-aminolevulinate synthase — encoded protein: MTIRNARHPFYDFCDEALAGIRKQGRYRTFTPLARDAERYPVYEEALPEGDVSREVVVWSSNDYLGMGVEPEVCEAAISAIREHGAGAGGTRNIAGTSPLHKALEAELAALHGKEAGLLFGSGYVSNQASLLTILTSMPGWICFSDRLNHASMIAGIKGARGSTTVIYEHNDLADLEAKLAAAPADAPKLIAFESVYSMDGDISDIAGTCALARKYNAMTYIDEVHAVGLYGEQGGGVTQRDGVADQVDIIEGTLAKGFGVHGGYITASSQIVDYLRSTASGFIFTTSLPPSVVAAALASVQMVRAQNWRREKMFERVNTFRAKMRAAGVEFTMTPSHIVPVPVGHAERCKVISKRLLNEYGLYATPINYPTVPQGTERLRLTPGPFHTDEMMDEMVAALKILLAEVPLAAFANEPALTEAA
- a CDS encoding DUF445 domain-containing protein: MSTQTHPDDEARRNLTRQKRAATGLLALMAGLTTAGYVAPAYGLLPESLWLGMLRAGAKAGVVGGLADWFAVTALFRHPLGLPIPHTAIIPAQKERLGLALGRFVTTQVFTEEEIDRVLSTIDLPTFVANILSDPATANTLTSSLIGAVPQMLERLEDGRAGAAIGRSLPLLLGGSNLSPVIARGLRSLVDGNQHQEVLTFLLRQLKSGLQAKEPALRAMIEARVREQGGRLVGWAIGGSIANKVLAAASEELDRINPDDSTIREGFTEWVRSEIDRIEMDPGRSEEISQTLRSVFAHESMLTWGADIWSRIKRMIEADIRCDDGWTFTLMRETLNRMALQAREDPAMRQRIEDAARKGVTRSLPYLREHLTKFIATVVGNWDADVVSEKLELRVGRDLQYVRVNGTLVGFGVGASLSLILSLVFGINGQ
- a CDS encoding phosphoenolpyruvate carboxylase — translated: MAAASSSSGSPLIAGGDALSAGARAILAMGHFHESEGETQNPPPAEVTGNDVLSTAWRVSTLLEQGKASLVDLQAVIRHLRDDAFLRRATRLHRYPGGTSSSVTEDRLKGVVRQVLDSAFGRTNGTEGSDGDEVTEPTRPTAAEALARFRAELERTRYAAVFTAHPTFAVANEVYAALASYASAPGPQDTAPDLLSHRRTAAPTLEEEFSLASAAILRGRDALDRLNVELLGASRETWPDAWSSIIPRPVIMTSWVGYDTDGRTDIGWWDTLRLRLKMKLFQLQRLRQQIMESGVEASTLTSRLSRACYTVEAQIAACPKNADADATVEFATLIVDHKEDAILDPAVLGDALQDVIDTASPDAALAVAVARAGFFAHGMSASHSHTRLNATQLHNVIRQRLRFTDDPADPAHRRALLAHINEALENVSPVPVDFGALLVEQASAAKLMMTVAQIVKHIDSATLVRFLIAETESGYTLLAALWLAKHFGIDDKVEISPLFETREALMGGAHIIEEALRSPHWRDYLRKTGRLCLQFGYSDSGRYVGQLAATYLIERLRLKILDLLHVWDLEDVEVVLFDTHGESVGRGGHPFRLSDRFAYLSPMHVRAKFAERGVKYREESAFQGGDGYLLFGTPELAAASVATIAEHTFEPVRRHDDPVYDEPDFSSDFFSTIADAMTGLVADPGYADVLGAFGPSLIDKTGSRPAARQSEGGGATPRITHPSQLRAIPNNAILQQLGWCANTIQGLGSAARRHPETFETFREGSARFRRALDFAAHALAHSDDQVLRSVIWLLDPGYWLDRATAEPRSGKRERYLTVMHDLERLDFWADTQSMFRRIQEDHLALRAVWPEAPTIHPAEKLLHAIRIALIEKIWVLATQIPFFMPRGNFTRDVMMRRILCLEIPSVLRELDAIFPRGGTKLDYNFHEPAGPQVDNSYSQEHDEIFQPMQEMFQMMREISVALMHGIGAFG